A part of Onthophagus taurus isolate NC chromosome 7, IU_Otau_3.0, whole genome shotgun sequence genomic DNA contains:
- the LOC111429187 gene encoding calphotin-like: MFKAVVFLAALAAVQAGGLLEPAVYSPQLAYSSYATPAVAKVATYAAPAPLTYAAHAPVAYSAPVVAKAVAPAVSYSSTRTYTTHGSPVYAKSYATPLAYSAYSTPYAHAPVAPVAYSAPIAHAPLAYSAPISHSPLTYSSPIPHAPVTYSAPIAHAPVAYSAPIAHGPVAYSAPLAHAPVAPVAYSAPLGHAPLAYSSPVVAKTYAAAPAYGYAGGYHLFVVFFAALAAVQAGNLLQPAVYSSPLAYSAPVVTKAIAPATSYTTTSTYTTHGSPVYAKSYAAPVAYSAPIAHAPVAPVTYNAPIAHAPVPAVAYSAPIAHTPIAYSAPIAHAPISPVASYAYNAPIAHAPTVAYSAAPVVTKTYAAAPAIGYAAPNWKITFALRSRIQTVKSTTMVFKYVVFCAALAAVQAGGLLEPAVYSSPFAYSSYAAPAVAKVATYAAPAPVAYAAAAPVAYSAPVVTKSVAPAVSYASTRTYSTHPSPVAYAAPIAHAPVAYNAPIAHAPVAYSAPAVSYSAAPVLAKTYAAPAVTYSAAPAVAYSAPSPIYAKSYAAPALTYSAGPVVAKTYAAAPAW, from the exons ATGTTCaaa gCTGTAGTATTCCTTGCCGCATTGGCTGCAGTCCAAGCTGGAGGATTATTAGAACCTGCTGTTTACTCGCCACAACTTGCATACTCAAGTTACGCCACACCAGCTGTAGCTAAAGTAGCTACTTATGCTGCTCCAGCACCACTTACATATGCAGCTCACGCTCCAGTTGCTTACTCAGCACCAGTTGTTGCGAAAGCGGTCGCTCCAGCGGTTTCTTACTCATCTACAAGAACTTACACCACTCATGGATCTCCAGTTTATGCTAAATCTTATGCTACCCCGTTAGCATACAGTGCTTACAGTACTCCTTATGCCCACGCTCCAGTTGCTCCCGTTGCATACAGCGCCCCAATCGCTCACGCCCCATTAGCATATAGCGCACCCATCTCTCATTCTCCATTAACCTACAGCTCACCCATTCCTCATGCTCCAGTAACTTACAGTGCTCCAATCGCTCATGCTCCAGTTGCTTACAGTGCACCAATTGCCCACGGTCCGGTTGCATATAGTGCTCCTCTTGCTCATGCACCAGTTGCTCCTGTAGCTTATAGTGCTCCTCTTGGCCATGCTCCACTTGCCTATTCATCTCCAGTTGTAGCTAAGACTTACGCAGCTGCCCCAGCCTACGGTTATGCTGGTGGTTATCATTTG ttCGTCGTTTTCTTCGCTGCTTTGGCTGCAGTCCAAGCAGGAAATTTGCTGCAACCAGCCGTTTATTCTTCTCCTTTGGCATATTCAGCACCTGTTGTTACTAAAGCCATCGCACCAGCAACTTCTTACACCACCACCAGTACTTACACCACCCACGGATCTCCGGTTTATGCAAAATCTTACGCCGCTCCCGTTGCTTATAGTGCACCAATCGCCCATGCTCCAGTAGCACCCGTTACTTATAATGCACCGATAGCTCATGCTCCAGTACCAGCTGTTGCTTATAGCGCACCGATTGCTCATACCCCAATTGCTTACAGCGCTCCAATAGCACACGCTCCAATTTCTCCTGTAGCATCGTATGCCTACAATGCTCCAATTGCCCATGCTCCAACTGTTGCATATTCTGCAGCTCCCGTTGTAACTAAAACATATGCTGCTGCTCCAGCTATTGGATACGCAGCTCCTAATtgg AAAATCACATTCGCTCTCCGATCACGAATACAAACAGTCAAATCAACCACAATGGTTTTCAAA TACGTTGTCTTCTGCGCCGCTTTGGCTGCCGTCCAAGCTGGAGGATTATTGGAACCAGCAGTTTATTCTTCTCCTTTTGCCTATTCAAGCTACGCCGCTCCCGCTGTAGCTAAAGTAGCAACTTATGCCGCCCCAGCTCCAGTTGCCTACGCTGCTGCTGCTCCCGTAGCATACTCTGCACCAGTTGTTACCAAGTCCGTCGCCCCAGCCGTATCTTACGCCAGCACCAGGACGTACTCAACTCATCCATCTCCAGTTGCTTACGCTGCCCCAATCGCCCATGCTCCAGTTGCTTACAATGCACCAATTGCCCACGCCCCAGTCGCCTACAGCGCCCCAGCTGTAAGCTACTCTGCTGCTCCAGTTTTAGCTAAAACTTATGCTGCTCCAGCTGTAACTTACTCTGCGGCTCCAGCAGTTGCTTATTCCGCTCCATCCCCAATCTACGCCAAAAGTTATGCTGCCCCAGCTTTGACTTACTCAGCTGGTCCAGTTGTAGCTAAAACCTACGCTGCCGCTCCAGCttggtaa